The DNA sequence CTACACTTACCGACCCGTCTTATGAAATCCCAATGTCAAATCGAGTCGGCATAGCAGAatactaaaatttctccgagcCCTTCACCTCCTGTTACACCAAAGTCCAATATAAGTTTTTCTATAGCTTTATTCAATTCTTTCATCTCGACAATTAATTCAGACAGTGAAAtgtaaatttcgaatgaaaataagttacGCTTTTTGCTTATCGCGTTTCTTGGTCACTGCGATAATTATCAGTTATGAATTTGCGGCGatagcttattgttagatataaaatttgactTGTATCCGATGATATCAAAGTACCATTCATCATGTAAATACTACGAGAGTAAATCAATGCCAAGTAAAGAGCAGttattttcactttaaatattgttttatttctatagAAAGCCCAACAACCGTAATTTGGTTGGTGATAAATTAATAGCAACCATGCACTTGGGTATAAACATCGTTTTACTTTCAATTCAGTCAACTGGCACAGGGCTGATGCATGGAATCTCTGTATGGAAAGGGTTCAACTCCACCGATGCAAATCCTACTACTAGACAGTCCGTTTGCTCGTGTTCTTTGATGTAATTGATTATATCTTCAACAGTTTCGCTGAGAGGCATTCGATTGACCGCAGCTTCAC is a window from the Diprion similis isolate iyDipSimi1 chromosome 6, iyDipSimi1.1, whole genome shotgun sequence genome containing:
- the LOC124406795 gene encoding guanine nucleotide-binding protein subunit gamma-1-like; this encodes MMTRKEKTNKRRMRRRRNKVIARMNYRYFQLQINWQLRREAAVNRMPLSETVEDIINYIKEHEQTDCLVVGFASVELNPFHTEIPCISPVPVD